One window of Flavobacterium dauae genomic DNA carries:
- a CDS encoding type III pantothenate kinase, whose translation MIICIDVGNTRTKVAVYENSTLQQLVITNNEKLVKNISKQIQGIENCVDIILSSVGNLPSEVIENLKKLGNLIIVTHESPIPFKNLYATPTTLGIDRIVLVAGATLKYPDQNRLIIDAGTCLTYDFINNQDQYHGGAISPGIGLRYKSLHDYTANLPLEKISELHSFVGNSTSASIQSGVLNGVIAEIEAFIDHFKHQDENLTVILTGGNSEFLVNRLKNSIFANPNFLLESLFLLHQHIVSND comes from the coding sequence ATGATTATTTGTATTGACGTTGGCAACACCAGAACCAAAGTAGCTGTGTATGAAAACAGTACATTGCAACAATTGGTTATTACCAACAACGAAAAATTAGTAAAAAATATATCCAAACAAATTCAAGGAATAGAAAATTGTGTTGATATTATCCTTTCTTCTGTTGGAAATTTACCTTCCGAAGTTATTGAAAACCTCAAAAAACTGGGCAATTTAATTATTGTAACGCACGAATCGCCCATTCCCTTTAAAAATTTATACGCCACACCCACTACTTTAGGTATCGACAGAATTGTTTTAGTAGCCGGTGCTACATTAAAATATCCCGATCAAAACAGGTTGATTATTGATGCCGGAACTTGCCTTACTTATGATTTTATCAACAATCAGGACCAATACCACGGCGGGGCTATTTCTCCGGGAATAGGTTTACGCTATAAAAGTTTGCACGATTACACCGCAAATCTGCCTTTAGAAAAGATTTCAGAGCTGCATTCTTTTGTCGGAAATTCCACTTCGGCATCTATTCAATCGGGTGTTTTAAACGGTGTTATTGCTGAGATTGAAGCTTTTATTGATCATTTTAAACATCAGGACGAGAATTTAACAGTAATTTTAACAGGCGGAAATTCTGAATTTTTGGTAAACCGTTTAAAAAATAGCATCTTTGCCAATCCAAACTTTTTATTAGAAAGTTTATTTTTGTTGCATCAACACATTGTATCAAATGATTAA
- a CDS encoding T9SS type A sorting domain-containing protein has protein sequence MKKIITFFVFCFTSIMFCQTQYLDTNFGNQGSVSEIFTGKQSRPEEIIYLDDGKFLILSFRYDFFAGMWSNFDFYLSRYHANGKIDTSFGTNGFLVYSSPSTSQRAPLLNMFKLNDGKIMVHCYHDNSTRLIRFSSTGVIDSSFGKNGEVNLSTGEHYKIVQTANNKFLLLGQYYDGYNNMYQFARLNTNGTFDTTFGTNGTKIVDLTAYRFDLISDIAYTTDDKIITIGMSYDSSTTTKGVIARFTSLGVLDTSFGTNGLVTLDVNTPGNNALLKNVAIQQNNGTIVICGDAMSPGGTGGFYGAQPFLAKLNKNGTMVKQFGTNGIKYYNTIFQANDSFTGINFHNNTILISGTASKPFPYMQTFYYLRLVNSDGSDVVNFGNNGTMLLNLGTTTPDVVNHFNKTLIVDNQIYGLGMSTYIKGLDYATTFFKLKKETLSNNEQLAQQFNMYPNPTTNIVNITNSESLMVKKVIVYDIAGKQLSTHIFNNEPNIQLNIENLASGNYLLHLHTSQGVAVKKLIKL, from the coding sequence ATGAAGAAAATAATTACTTTTTTTGTTTTTTGCTTTACTTCTATAATGTTTTGCCAAACGCAATATCTGGATACCAATTTTGGAAATCAAGGAAGTGTTTCAGAAATTTTTACAGGAAAACAATCACGTCCAGAAGAGATTATTTATCTTGATGATGGTAAGTTTCTCATATTATCGTTCAGATATGATTTTTTTGCTGGAATGTGGTCTAATTTTGATTTTTATCTTTCAAGATATCATGCTAACGGAAAAATTGATACATCGTTTGGAACGAATGGTTTTTTGGTTTATTCATCTCCAAGTACTTCCCAAAGAGCTCCGCTTCTAAATATGTTTAAATTGAACGATGGTAAAATTATGGTGCATTGTTATCATGACAATAGTACCAGATTAATACGATTTTCAAGTACAGGTGTAATTGATAGTAGTTTTGGAAAAAATGGTGAAGTAAATCTTTCAACAGGTGAGCATTATAAAATAGTTCAAACAGCGAACAATAAGTTTCTTTTGTTAGGACAGTATTATGATGGTTATAACAATATGTATCAATTTGCCCGATTAAATACAAATGGTACTTTTGATACAACTTTTGGTACAAACGGTACAAAAATAGTTGACCTAACAGCATACCGATTTGATTTAATATCCGATATAGCATATACTACCGATGATAAAATAATTACTATTGGTATGTCATATGATAGTTCAACAACAACTAAAGGGGTTATTGCACGATTTACTTCATTAGGAGTTTTAGATACGAGTTTTGGGACAAACGGTTTGGTAACATTAGATGTGAATACACCAGGAAATAATGCACTTTTAAAAAATGTTGCGATACAGCAAAATAATGGGACGATTGTAATTTGTGGTGATGCAATGTCACCTGGTGGCACAGGTGGTTTTTATGGAGCACAACCTTTTTTAGCAAAGTTAAATAAGAACGGAACAATGGTGAAACAGTTTGGAACAAATGGTATAAAATATTATAATACAATTTTTCAGGCAAACGATTCGTTTACAGGTATAAATTTCCATAACAATACCATTTTAATATCGGGTACGGCATCAAAGCCTTTTCCATATATGCAAACCTTTTATTACTTACGGTTGGTTAATAGTGATGGCAGTGATGTGGTTAATTTTGGTAATAATGGTACTATGTTATTAAATTTAGGTACAACAACTCCTGATGTTGTAAATCATTTCAATAAAACACTTATTGTAGATAATCAAATTTATGGTTTAGGTATGAGTACTTACATAAAAGGATTAGATTATGCTACTACATTTTTTAAACTAAAAAAGGAAACTTTAAGTAACAACGAGCAATTAGCCCAACAATTTAATATGTACCCTAATCCTACAACCAATATAGTAAACATAACTAATAGTGAAAGCTTAATGGTTAAAAAAGTTATTGTTTACGATATAGCAGGTAAACAATTGAGTACTCATATATTTAACAATGAACCAAACATACAACTAAACATAGAAAATTTAGCAAGTGGCAACTATTTGTTGCATTTGCATACCAGCCAAGGTGTTGCGGTTAAAAAGTTGATTAAATTGTAA
- a CDS encoding CDP-alcohol phosphatidyltransferase family protein: MKKHLPNAITLLNLLSGLIALVYAFDDNLQMAFLWVCMGIFLDFWDGFAARVLKVSSPLGVQLDSLADMVTSGVVPGVVMYQMLAHIQENNEIYTITDDTFYMKLVPFIGFIITLGSCMRLAKFNIDTRQSDSFIGLPTPANALFILSIPMITSTTSSDPVLTVFSNPYVLVGISLFSAFIMNAEIPLFSLKTKNKNLSDNKITLLFLGICALLLLFFRFEAIPVIIAFYIILSVILNKTKKSVS; encoded by the coding sequence ATAAAAAAACACCTTCCTAATGCAATTACACTTTTAAATTTATTATCGGGTTTAATTGCATTGGTTTACGCTTTTGACGACAACCTGCAAATGGCTTTTTTGTGGGTTTGTATGGGAATTTTCTTAGATTTTTGGGACGGATTTGCGGCACGCGTTTTAAAGGTATCCAGCCCGTTGGGTGTGCAGTTAGATTCGTTGGCAGATATGGTAACATCGGGCGTGGTTCCTGGTGTTGTAATGTATCAAATGCTGGCACATATCCAAGAAAATAACGAAATTTACACTATTACCGATGATACCTTTTATATGAAACTGGTTCCGTTTATTGGGTTTATCATTACCTTGGGATCTTGTATGCGTTTGGCAAAATTTAATATCGACACCCGCCAAAGCGATAGTTTTATTGGTTTGCCCACACCTGCCAACGCCTTGTTTATTTTAAGCATTCCAATGATTACCAGCACTACTTCAAGTGATCCGGTATTAACAGTTTTCAGCAATCCGTATGTATTAGTAGGCATTAGTTTATTCAGTGCTTTTATAATGAATGCCGAAATCCCGTTGTTTTCATTAAAAACAAAAAATAAAAATTTAAGTGATAACAAAATCACGCTACTATTTTTAGGTATTTGTGCATTGTTGCTCTTATTTTTTAGATTTGAAGCTATTCCGGTAATTATAGCTTTTTATATTATACTTTCAGTTATTCTGAATAAAACAAAAAAATCGGTTTCATAA